From Verrucomicrobiia bacterium, the proteins below share one genomic window:
- the atpD gene encoding F0F1 ATP synthase subunit beta encodes MSSDIITRTRGKVTSVHGAVVDVHFPRELPEIYNALHLQLEHSVLTLEVFEHLAGSTVRCLAMGPSTGIQVGMLVENTGDVMHVPVGPELMGRIVNVFGEAVDDAGELKTKETAPIHKPSPIFTDIRTKPEIIETGIKGLDFVTPFLKGGKTGAFGGAGVGKTQLVTEIIHNTTMEHGTKSVFCGVGERTREGNELWLNLMESDVLPNVAIVLGQMNESPAMRFRTPLTGVTIAEYLRDSNKNDVLLFIDNIFRFIQAGMEVSTVLGRIPSETGYQSTLASEMGAVQERIVSTAVGGITSMQAIYVPADDFSDPAVQAIFAHLDSTVVLSRKIAQQKIFPAMDILACATTVDREVMGDKHYLVLQECLKTLERYRSLQNIIAILGVDELSEAEKVTVGRAKKILKFLSQPFFTAEKFTNIPGKFTKREDGVAGVEAILSGIYDEMTDDVFLYIGNVAEAEEKWKAHAH; translated from the coding sequence ATGAGTTCAGACATCATCACCCGAACCCGTGGCAAAGTTACCTCCGTTCACGGAGCCGTGGTTGACGTACACTTTCCCCGTGAGCTTCCCGAGATCTATAACGCCCTCCACCTTCAGTTAGAGCACTCCGTGCTTACCCTTGAGGTATTTGAGCACCTTGCTGGCAGCACAGTGCGCTGCCTAGCCATGGGCCCATCTACCGGTATCCAGGTGGGCATGCTCGTAGAAAATACGGGCGATGTAATGCACGTACCTGTAGGACCCGAGCTTATGGGCCGCATTGTAAACGTATTCGGCGAAGCAGTGGACGATGCTGGGGAGCTTAAGACAAAGGAAACTGCCCCCATCCACAAACCTAGCCCAATCTTTACGGATATCAGGACTAAACCTGAAATTATTGAGACTGGCATTAAAGGTTTGGACTTTGTCACCCCCTTCTTAAAAGGTGGTAAGACGGGCGCCTTCGGGGGTGCTGGTGTAGGCAAAACCCAGTTGGTGACGGAGATCATCCATAACACCACCATGGAGCACGGCACTAAGTCCGTATTCTGCGGTGTGGGTGAGCGTACCCGTGAAGGAAATGAGCTCTGGCTCAACCTCATGGAATCTGACGTTTTGCCAAACGTGGCCATTGTTCTTGGGCAGATGAACGAATCCCCGGCCATGCGTTTCCGCACTCCACTAACGGGTGTGACCATTGCCGAGTATCTTCGTGACTCCAATAAGAATGACGTACTCCTCTTTATCGACAACATCTTCCGCTTCATTCAGGCGGGAATGGAGGTATCTACGGTACTTGGACGTATCCCTTCTGAAACGGGGTACCAGTCTACCTTAGCCTCGGAGATGGGTGCCGTTCAGGAGCGCATTGTATCTACAGCCGTTGGCGGTATTACCTCCATGCAGGCCATTTACGTACCGGCAGACGACTTTTCTGACCCAGCTGTACAGGCCATCTTTGCCCACCTGGACTCTACTGTTGTGCTCTCCCGTAAGATTGCCCAGCAGAAGATCTTCCCCGCCATGGATATCCTGGCCTGCGCCACGACCGTTGACCGTGAAGTCATGGGGGACAAGCACTACTTGGTACTCCAAGAATGTCTCAAGACCCTGGAGCGCTACCGCAGCCTGCAGAACATCATCGCCATTTTGGGTGTGGATGAACTCTCTGAGGCAGAAAAGGTGACCGTAGGGCGCGCCAAGAAGATCCTCAAGTTCCTCTCCCAGCCATTCTTTACCGCTGAGAAATTTACCAACATCCCAGGTAAATTCACAAAACGTGAGGATGGAGTAGCGGGCGTCGAGGCAATTCTCTCTGGTATCTACGATGAAATGACGGACGATGTATTCCTCTATATAGGAAACGTCGCTGAGGCAGAGGAAAAGTGGAAGGCACACGCCCACTAG
- a CDS encoding FoF1 ATP synthase subunit gamma, translated as MPTINEIKEQISVVKSVGEFTNAMQQIATLRMMKLRDKVLASRPFVETALNMVRELNALKEEQEKLEQAKLSKKQKDLVKADTGGGRRAVIVITSNAGLIGQYNIQIYAKVEKVLEQEKDSEFFVIGKKGQEVFANGKYKVRSFPYAVPDNFEIADLMRLIRLFDLYDHITLIYSRYFNSAKQEVVVTSIVTPQLEATPESERQPGKYIYEPDLYDMIDGVSRKLRGALFQQQIFDSRLAQFSAQMIGMKTASDNATKMLGEMQIEYNKARRKLIDKKISEVFAGSASWKS; from the coding sequence ATGCCTACAATCAACGAGATTAAGGAACAAATCAGCGTTGTTAAATCTGTAGGCGAATTCACCAACGCCATGCAGCAGATTGCTACGCTGCGCATGATGAAGCTGCGTGACAAAGTACTGGCATCACGTCCCTTTGTAGAGACCGCGCTTAACATGGTGCGGGAACTGAATGCCCTCAAGGAAGAACAAGAAAAGCTGGAGCAAGCAAAGCTTTCCAAGAAACAAAAGGACCTCGTAAAGGCTGACACAGGCGGCGGGCGGCGGGCCGTGATTGTCATCACCTCTAACGCGGGGTTGATTGGCCAATACAATATCCAGATCTACGCCAAAGTAGAAAAGGTGTTGGAGCAAGAAAAGGACTCCGAATTCTTTGTCATTGGTAAGAAGGGCCAGGAAGTGTTTGCCAACGGCAAGTACAAGGTGCGCTCCTTCCCCTACGCGGTTCCTGACAACTTTGAGATAGCGGACCTTATGCGCCTCATCCGCTTGTTTGACCTGTACGATCACATCACCCTCATTTACTCGCGCTATTTTAACTCCGCCAAGCAGGAGGTGGTTGTAACTTCCATTGTCACACCGCAGCTGGAAGCCACTCCCGAGAGCGAGCGCCAACCTGGCAAGTACATTTACGAGCCTGATTTATACGACATGATCGATGGGGTTTCCCGGAAACTCCGCGGCGCGCTCTTCCAACAACAAATCTTTGACTCCCGCCTTGCCCAGTTCTCCGCACAGATGATCGGTATGAAAACCGCATCGGATAACGCCACAAAAATGCTGGGTGAAATGCAGATCGAGTATAATAAGGCGAGACGCAAACTTATCGACAAGAAGATCAGCGAAGTATTTGCGGGAAGCGCGAGCTGGAAATCATGA
- the atpA gene encoding F0F1 ATP synthase subunit alpha, with protein MPTPKKETFHPKEITEKLKKTLPDDVHFRPVITEIGEVSYVGDGICKVHGLPSVHIDDMIEIQTDRGGTVKALVLGINEIEIEAVVMGDYTAIRQGNVVTSSGELLQMPIGEALLGRVVNPLGEPIDGKGPVHTHEFGMVERLAPGVAKRQPVTEQFQSGVLVVDTIIPLGKGQRELVVGDRKSGKTKLMESFIINQKGQNIICVYVAIGAQKGKIRSLEERLRVAGAMDYTAIVFGGSDEPPSINYIAPYAGSAVAEYFQFKGKDVIIIYDDLSKHAKAYRQMSLLLKRSPGRDAYPGDIFYLHSRLLERSSRLHQSLGSGSITAFPMAETQNGDLSEYINTNLMSITDGHIFLDVNLMHEGILPAVNSGASVSRIGGSVQPPALRKCGELASTQMARYNEVKSFETLNTEISEDTEREIKRGKRVLATFDQKADLRLANDEKTILMYLVTAGRFDNIELPDVKKIKVELVEFYRKGNYPEFREQSVKEKDIDKIGQLINPIIADYVPTSQVEGAKYLIEEKKKEEGILPIVPDTAPPAEAGKEGEKKEEKK; from the coding sequence ATGCCAACACCCAAAAAAGAAACGTTCCACCCAAAGGAGATTACGGAGAAGCTAAAGAAAACGCTTCCCGATGATGTCCACTTCCGCCCCGTCATCACCGAGATTGGTGAGGTGAGCTATGTGGGTGACGGAATTTGTAAGGTACACGGGCTGCCGTCGGTACACATCGACGACATGATTGAAATCCAAACCGACAGAGGTGGTACCGTCAAAGCCCTCGTCCTTGGTATCAACGAGATAGAAATTGAAGCGGTAGTCATGGGTGACTATACCGCCATCCGCCAGGGCAATGTGGTTACCTCCAGCGGGGAACTCTTGCAGATGCCCATTGGGGAAGCCTTGCTTGGCCGTGTGGTAAACCCCCTCGGTGAACCAATTGATGGCAAGGGCCCTGTTCATACGCACGAGTTTGGCATGGTAGAGCGCCTAGCGCCGGGCGTTGCGAAACGCCAGCCAGTAACGGAACAGTTCCAATCTGGCGTACTTGTTGTGGATACCATTATTCCCCTCGGCAAGGGGCAGCGTGAGCTAGTGGTTGGAGACCGCAAGTCCGGCAAGACCAAGTTGATGGAGAGCTTTATCATCAACCAGAAAGGTCAGAACATCATCTGTGTGTATGTGGCCATTGGTGCCCAAAAAGGCAAGATCCGTTCGCTTGAAGAGCGGCTGCGTGTGGCAGGGGCGATGGACTATACCGCCATTGTCTTTGGTGGCTCGGACGAGCCCCCTTCCATTAACTACATCGCCCCGTATGCTGGCAGTGCCGTAGCTGAGTATTTCCAGTTCAAGGGCAAGGACGTGATCATCATTTACGATGATCTCTCCAAGCACGCCAAGGCCTACCGCCAGATGTCACTTCTCTTAAAGCGCTCCCCTGGTCGTGACGCCTATCCTGGTGACATCTTCTATCTGCACTCCCGCCTCCTGGAGCGCTCCAGCCGTCTCCACCAGAGCCTGGGTAGTGGGTCTATTACCGCCTTCCCTATGGCGGAAACACAGAACGGTGACCTTTCCGAGTACATCAACACAAACCTGATGTCTATTACGGACGGCCACATCTTCTTGGACGTAAACCTGATGCACGAAGGTATTCTTCCTGCCGTAAACTCCGGTGCATCCGTATCACGCATTGGTGGCTCCGTTCAGCCCCCCGCCCTCCGTAAGTGCGGTGAGCTGGCTTCTACGCAAATGGCCCGCTACAACGAAGTCAAATCCTTTGAAACACTCAATACAGAAATCAGCGAAGATACTGAGCGCGAGATTAAGCGCGGCAAACGCGTCCTGGCTACCTTCGACCAAAAGGCCGACCTCCGTCTGGCCAACGATGAGAAAACCATACTCATGTACCTGGTGACCGCCGGGCGCTTCGACAACATTGAGCTTCCAGACGTGAAGAAAATCAAGGTGGAACTGGTGGAGTTTTACCGCAAGGGCAACTATCCCGAATTCAGGGAGCAGTCCGTAAAGGAAAAAGACATCGACAAGATTGGCCAGCTTATCAACCCGATCATTGCCGATTACGTGCCCACCTCGCAGGTTGAAGGCGCAAAGTACCTCATTGAAGAGAAGAAGAAGGAAGAGGGCATCCTTCCTATAGTCCCAGATACCGCACCTCCCGCTGAAGCTGGCAAAGAGGGTGAGAAAAAAGAAGAAAAGAAATAG
- a CDS encoding F0F1 ATP synthase subunit delta has protein sequence MSSTKAFIASILDQFYRAEQVDLLHLALTNVLEMVSAGEVDIFLDQRQKNASQKKAFVQKIIGSIESPELKSAFQAELDADNLEFFRERSLGTTLSLLQRETEKIKIVRLHVALEFKEKDFREMVALLEEQLNAKVALSISVERSLLGGAIIQYGTALRDSTLKSRLEVFREHWKQAAVEA, from the coding sequence ATGAGCAGCACCAAAGCATTCATTGCCAGCATACTCGACCAGTTCTACCGCGCTGAACAGGTAGACCTTCTTCATCTTGCCCTCACCAATGTCCTGGAGATGGTCTCTGCGGGAGAGGTAGATATCTTCCTCGACCAACGGCAAAAGAACGCTTCACAGAAAAAGGCGTTCGTTCAGAAGATCATCGGGAGCATTGAATCCCCTGAACTGAAGAGCGCATTCCAAGCCGAGCTTGACGCAGACAACCTAGAGTTCTTCCGAGAACGAAGCCTCGGGACCACCCTTTCCCTCCTGCAAAGGGAGACGGAAAAAATCAAGATTGTCCGCTTGCACGTTGCGCTGGAATTTAAGGAAAAAGACTTCCGCGAAATGGTCGCCCTCCTTGAAGAACAATTGAACGCCAAAGTTGCCCTCTCCATTTCCGTAGAGCGTTCGCTCCTTGGCGGCGCCATCATCCAGTACGGCACGGCCCTGCGGGATTCCACCCTCAAGAGCCGCTTGGAGGTATTCCGGGAACACTGGAAACAAGCGGCAGTAGAAGCCTGA